In a single window of the Papaver somniferum cultivar HN1 chromosome 8, ASM357369v1, whole genome shotgun sequence genome:
- the LOC113303392 gene encoding putative pentatricopeptide repeat-containing protein At5g08310, mitochondrial, translated as MALRGATRVTHFLSLKTSHHFYLITNSIHTENNFLNPQNPKTESKPDTQFPNTHSLSVNRNEIINKLITMFTKKLQNSEELRVYGDRLTTDIVETVLKSFKNWKFAYDFFLWAKAQDRYKHNCYTYNTMASILSESRQTGVLKTLLIDMVNSKCLMSPGALGFLIRCLGNQGLVDEALYIFDEVQKMGLTVVNTYSYNCLLEVLAKSNKVELVEMKLEEMRNSGLGSDKFTLTPVLQAYCNSRRFEEALSVFNQIRDNGWVDEHILAILVVSVSKWGEIDKAFELIEKMEMLNTSLNEKTMCLLVHGFVKQSRIDKAVQLFDKMRKSGCSLDLKLYSVLIDGLCKKKELNKALDLYVEMKNTGILADVVIVKNLISAYCVEGDFVTSAKLVEESVQEFELDAGVLLFNALLEGLANRGMVNKAFSLIQFMMGVECEGEADTDSMFKITKKVVPSADSFRIVIDCLCRNQKLDLALRLFADMGHLGYQGNLLIYNNLISELCNLDRLEEGTDLLKKMKESGLKPTHFTHNCIFGCLCRREDVSTALVLVREMRACGHQPWIKHSSMLVKKLCKNGKSVEACNFLNGMVQEGFLPDIVAYTAAIDGLFKLREVDKAMELFQDISSRGYQPDLVAYNIILSGLCKFGKVLEAEEFLNNMLLKGLLPSVVTYNIMIDGFCKINEIGQALIFLKRMIDGTIEPTIVTYTTLIDGLCSTGKHDEALVLWEEMEKKGCIPNRIAYMALISGLCKCNKADIGLDYFHEMEEKEMKPDVFVYVSLINGFASNGEFLSAFEILKEMLQKETFPGKSDKYYPILIEAVQKLSEDASTSSEIKNLIIKGCVPDICTNSGSGGNTIDESP; from the coding sequence CAGAAATGAGATTATTAACAAACTCATCACAATGTTTACCAAGAAACTTCAAAACAGTGAAGAATTGAGGGTTTATGGAGATAGATTAACAACTGATATAGTTGAAACCGTtttaaaaagttttaaaaattggAAATTTGCTTATGATTTCTTCTTATGGGCAAAAGCACAAGATAGGTATAAACATAATTGTTATACATATAATACAATGGCATCGATTCTCTCTGAATCTAGACAAACTGGGGTTCTGAAAACTTTAttgattgatatggttaattCAAAGTGTTTAATGAGTCCAGGAGCATTGGGGTTTTTGATTAGGTGTTTAGGTAATCAAGGATTAGTAGATGAAGCTCTTTATATTTTTGATGAAGTTCAAAAAATGGGTCTTACTGTAGTGAATACTTATAGCTATAATTGTTTATTAGAAGTTCTTGCTAAATCAAATAAAGTTGAACTGGTTGAGATGAAGCTAGAAGAAATGAGAAATTCTGGTTTGGGGTCTGATAAATTTACTTTAACTCCAGTTTTACAAGCTTATTGTAAttcaagaagatttgaagaagcttTGAGTGTTTTTAATCAAATAAGGGATAATGGTTGGGTTGATGAACATATTTTGGCGATTTTGGTTGTGTCTGTTAGTAAGTGGGGTGAGATTGATAAAGCATTTGAATTGATTGAGAAGATGGAAATGTTGAATACAAGTTTGAATGAAAAAACAATGTGTCTGTTAGTTCATGGATTTGTAAAACAATCCAGAATTGATAAAGCAGTACAGTTGTTTGATAAAATGCGTAAATCAGGGTGTAGTTTAGACCTGAAACTTTATAGTGTGTTAATTGATGGTCTATGTAAGAAGAAAGAGCTTAACAAAGCTTTGGATTTATATGTTGAGATGAAGAATACTGGTATTCTTGCAGATGTTGTAATTGTTAAGAATTTAATTTCAGCCTATTGTGTTGAAGGAGATTTTGTTACTTCGGCTAAATTAGTTGAGGAGAGTGTACAAGAGTTTGAGTTAGATGCTGGGGTTTTGCTTTTCAATGCTCTTTTAGAGGGGCTTGCTAATCGTGGTATGGTAAACAAAGCTTTTTCGTTGATTCAGTTTATGATGGGAGTTGAATGTGAGGGTGAAGCTGATACTGATAGTATGTTCAAGATTACGAAAAAAGTAGTTCCAAGTGCTGATTCTTTTAGAATAGTTATCGACTGTCTATGCAGAAATCAGAAATTGGATTTAGCTCTAAGACTCTTTGCTGACATGGGTCATTTAGGTTATCAAGGAAACTTGTTGATTTATAATAACTTAATCAGTGAACTTTGTAATTTGGATAGATTGGAAGAAGGAACTGACCTTCTAAAAAAGATGAAAGAATCTGGTTTGAAACCCACACATTTCACGCACAATTGCATATTTGGGTGTTTATGCAGAAGAGAAGATGTATCCACAGCACTTGTTCTGGTGAGAGAGATGCGAGCCTGTGGCCATCAACCGTGGATAAAACACTCCTCCATGCTAGTAAAGAAACTTTGCAAAAATGGGAAGTCTGTTGAAGCTTGCAATTTTTTGAATGGCATGGTTCAAGAAGGTTTCCTACCTGATATTGTTGCATATACTGCAGCCATTGACGGGTTGTTCAAACTTCGTGAAGTTGATAAAGCTATGGAGCTATTTCAAGATATTTCTTCACGTGGCTATCAGCCTGATCTTGTTGCCTATAACATAATATTAAGTGGGCTGTGTAAGTTTGGGAAAGTATTAGAGGCAGAAGAATTTCTGAACAATATGTTGTTGAAGGGTCTCTTACCTTCAGTTGTTACTTACAACATAATGATTGATGGATTCTGCAAAATTAATGAGATTGGTCAAGCCTTAATATTTCTTAAAAGAATGATTGATGGAACAATTGAACCCACAATTGTTACCTACACGACTTTGATAGATGGGTTGTGCAGTACAGGAAAACACGACGAAGCTCTCGTGCTTTGGGAGGAAATGGAGAAGAAGGGATGTATTCCAAACAGGATTGCCTACATGGCTCTTATTAGTGGCTTGTGCAAATGCAACAAAGCAGATATTGGTCTAGATTATTTTCATGAGATGGAAGAAAAGGAAATGAAACCTGATGTTTTCGTATATGTCTCACTAATAAATGGTTTTGCATCTAATGGTGAGTTTCTCTCAGCGTTTGAGATTTTAAAAGAGATGCTTCAAAAGGAAACCTTTCCTGGTAAATCAGATAAATACTATCCGATTCTGATAGAAGCAGTTCAAAAGTTGTCTGAAGATGCCAGTACGTCTTCAGAAATCAAGAATCTCATTATAAAGGGTTGTGTTCCAGATATCTGTACTAATTCTGGAAGTGGTGGTAATACTATAGATGAAAGTCCATAG
- the LOC113303393 gene encoding uncharacterized protein LOC113303393, with product MALEWYNDDPSPWMIEQAREELENLESEHPNRFKLLKHELETFISDASSAKFHHYVNPTVQNFGAPSASISTQASTSIRKRKRCPQIQNTHPGDVVQWTTTSDAAITTAKQNLQKIDDQKKTSVDAAIQRAEACLEKLRIVKASFSI from the exons ATGGCGTTAGAGTGGTATAATGATGATCCTTCACCATGGATGATAGAACAAGCTAGAGAGGAATTAGAAAATCTTGAATCTGAGCATCCGAATCGGTTCAAACTCCTCAAACATGAACTTGAAACATTCATCTCAGACGCATCATCAGCAAAATTTCATCATTATGTCAATCCTACTGTACAGAACTTTGGTGCTCCTTCTGCATCCATCTCTACTCAAG CTTCAACTAGCATAAGGAAGAGGAAAAGATGTCCACAAATCCAAAATACCCATCCAGGTGATGTAGTTCAATGGACCACTACTAGTGATGCAGCTATCACTACTGCTAAGCAAAATCTTCAAAAGATAGACGATCAGAAGAAGACGAGTGTTGATGCTGCAATCCAAAGGGCGGAAGCTTGTTTGGAGAAACTTCGAATTGTGAAGGCCAGTTTTAGTATCTAA